A genomic stretch from Paraburkholderia dioscoreae includes:
- a CDS encoding MBL fold metallo-hydrolase — MFHCDELKIHRIVDYQGAMVAATTMFPDLTEDVLAANRSWLQGIGALSPDDRIVLCFQSYLIQTPNHVVLVDTCIGNDKERQTRPHWHHRRDETYLRALARIGMTPADVDFVLCTHLHVDHVGWNTRLENGRWVPTFPNARYLFSAKEMAFWAARNQEQPVPHLIDSVLPVIEAGRAELVRNTHECSEHVRLIPTPGHTVDHVGIALGRNRDSAVVTGDLIHSPLQLRHPQLSMLRDFDPLVATATRRRFLERYAETETLCCAAHFPTPSVGRILRVPESDAFEMVAA; from the coding sequence ATGTTCCACTGCGACGAACTGAAGATCCATCGTATTGTCGACTATCAGGGGGCGATGGTCGCGGCAACCACGATGTTTCCCGATCTCACCGAAGACGTGCTCGCCGCGAACCGTTCGTGGCTTCAGGGAATCGGCGCGCTCTCGCCGGATGACCGCATCGTGCTGTGTTTTCAGTCGTATCTGATCCAGACACCGAACCATGTCGTGCTCGTGGATACCTGTATCGGCAACGACAAGGAACGGCAGACGCGGCCGCATTGGCATCACAGGCGGGATGAAACCTATCTTCGCGCGCTGGCCCGCATCGGCATGACGCCCGCGGATGTGGACTTCGTGTTGTGTACCCATCTGCATGTCGATCATGTGGGCTGGAATACTCGCCTCGAGAATGGACGCTGGGTGCCGACATTTCCCAACGCGCGCTATCTGTTCTCGGCGAAGGAGATGGCGTTCTGGGCCGCGCGAAACCAGGAGCAACCCGTACCGCACCTGATCGATAGTGTCCTGCCCGTGATCGAGGCCGGGCGTGCGGAGTTGGTGCGCAATACGCATGAATGTAGCGAACATGTCCGCCTCATTCCCACGCCAGGGCATACGGTCGATCATGTCGGCATCGCACTCGGACGGAACCGTGATTCGGCAGTGGTCACGGGTGATCTGATTCATTCGCCCTTGCAGTTGAGGCATCCGCAACTGTCGATGCTTCGCGATTTCGATCCGCTCGTCGCGACCGCAACCCGCCGACGTTTTCTCGAGCGCTACGCTGAAACGGAGACCCTGTGCTGCGCGGCGCATTTCCCCACGCCGTCGGTGGGCCGGATTCTGCGCGTTCCTGAAAGCGACGCGTTCGAGATGGTTGCGGCATGA
- a CDS encoding TolC family protein — MCVRNGSIGSIGSIGSIVAVLASFLLAGCATSALDMAPPRPDQPWSPSTTSSGEIIAGERNPVATANGYVLPVNSALTNIPPAPAVDPNEVYSLPRLIDVAESNNSATRIAWNDARRVALAAGIAESTYLPRITATAIGGFQGNSGSDSVQGVNFNNSGSANGTVSAVSLQWLLFDFGKRAAVVEAAKQASVISNIAFNATHQQVIYNVTLAFYTYAAAKARAATAAQSLSDAQAVQSAAEERYKHGIGTVIEVAQARQGTAQANLALVQATGGEQDAYLALLTAMGVSPLTRIKVADVAGRNLSPSMATSVEAIVSESLGRRPDVLGAYAARSASLANIRAAQAEFMPKIFLSAIGSYNEGGLNLTALPSASQEPPTVNVNGHRFNGGIFVGLTIPLYDGGTRSAVLAQARADADNADTRLTHVRDEAVRQIVQADNALRTSLSAYQASKALAGAAQTTFDAALAAYHSGVGSITDLTLANSQLLQARNASTDAYSTALSAAAMLALATGTLGTTPE, encoded by the coding sequence ATGTGCGTGCGTAACGGTTCCATCGGTTCCATCGGCTCCATCGGCTCCATCGTCGCCGTCCTGGCGTCGTTTCTGCTGGCCGGCTGCGCGACATCGGCGCTCGATATGGCGCCGCCCCGACCGGATCAGCCCTGGTCGCCCTCGACCACATCCAGCGGCGAAATCATCGCCGGCGAACGAAACCCGGTGGCAACGGCGAACGGCTATGTGCTTCCCGTGAACTCCGCGCTGACGAATATCCCGCCTGCTCCCGCTGTCGATCCCAACGAGGTCTATTCCCTGCCCAGGCTGATCGACGTCGCTGAATCGAACAACTCGGCGACACGCATTGCCTGGAACGACGCACGACGGGTGGCGCTCGCCGCGGGCATCGCCGAGAGCACCTACCTGCCAAGGATCACCGCCACGGCGATCGGCGGTTTTCAGGGCAACAGCGGCAGCGATTCGGTGCAAGGCGTGAACTTCAACAATAGCGGCTCCGCGAACGGCACCGTCTCGGCGGTATCTCTGCAATGGCTGCTATTCGACTTCGGCAAACGCGCGGCGGTGGTCGAGGCGGCGAAGCAGGCGTCGGTCATCTCGAACATCGCCTTTAACGCCACCCATCAGCAGGTCATCTACAACGTCACCCTTGCGTTTTACACGTATGCCGCCGCCAAAGCCCGCGCCGCGACCGCCGCGCAGTCGCTGAGCGACGCGCAAGCCGTTCAGAGCGCCGCGGAAGAGCGCTACAAACACGGCATAGGCACCGTGATCGAGGTCGCGCAGGCACGCCAAGGCACCGCACAGGCGAACCTCGCACTCGTGCAGGCCACCGGCGGCGAACAGGATGCGTATCTGGCCTTGTTGACGGCGATGGGCGTCTCGCCCCTCACCCGCATCAAGGTCGCCGATGTAGCGGGACGCAATCTGTCACCGTCAATGGCGACCTCGGTGGAAGCGATCGTTTCCGAATCGCTCGGGCGGCGGCCCGACGTGCTCGGCGCTTACGCGGCACGAAGCGCAAGCCTCGCGAACATTCGGGCGGCACAAGCCGAATTCATGCCGAAAATTTTCCTGTCGGCCATCGGCTCATACAACGAGGGAGGCCTGAATCTGACAGCGCTCCCCTCGGCCAGTCAGGAACCGCCGACCGTCAACGTCAACGGGCACCGTTTCAACGGCGGCATCTTCGTCGGCCTGACGATACCGCTCTACGACGGCGGCACGCGCTCGGCGGTACTGGCCCAGGCGCGGGCCGATGCCGATAACGCCGACACCCGCCTGACGCACGTGCGCGACGAAGCAGTCCGCCAGATCGTACAAGCCGACAATGCATTGCGCACGAGTCTTTCGGCATACCAGGCATCGAAAGCACTCGCCGGCGCGGCCCAAACCACATTCGATGCGGCGCTCGCGGCGTATCACAGCGGCGTCGGCTCCATCACGGACCTGACGTTGGCGAACAGCCAGCTTCTGCAGGCACGAAACGCATCCACCGACGCATACAGCACGGCTTTGTCCGCCGCGGCCATGCTGGCGCTGGCGACCGGCACGCTCGGCACCACACCTGAATAG
- a CDS encoding LysR family transcriptional regulator codes for MNDGSTVSRRATLKQLRAFCEVAERGGFNAAAQALHATQPAVSGYIRQLERALGVLLIERTTRSVALTPAGRELLPRLRSALADMDAVLIEVCALAREPCAHVAIAAAGSVVTLLLAPVVAALRESHPHLTLRVIETSGQHVRRLVQSGEVSFGMTTLDGCEPELDARPLLSDRFGALMAKHHPLAYGERALNWSMLAGETLVELTEENCMRRLFDDSVAFRANAGPRIEVSTVHAAVALAAQGGSIAVLPALCAHAFGTPSTVFHPVDGPEIWRSVGVVRRRGAVISVVEEQIVRSLGGEAEALAFSAATRSGTHGDALHLRLADMACTSPRA; via the coding sequence ATGAATGACGGAAGCACGGTCTCGCGGCGCGCGACACTGAAGCAGTTGAGGGCGTTCTGCGAAGTTGCCGAGCGCGGCGGTTTCAACGCTGCCGCTCAGGCGCTGCATGCAACGCAGCCAGCGGTCAGCGGCTATATCCGACAGTTGGAGCGCGCGTTAGGCGTCTTGCTGATCGAGCGCACCACGCGCAGTGTCGCGCTGACGCCGGCAGGTCGCGAGCTCTTGCCGCGACTGCGCAGTGCGCTCGCCGACATGGATGCAGTGTTGATCGAGGTCTGCGCGCTCGCGCGCGAGCCATGCGCTCACGTAGCCATCGCGGCCGCCGGCTCGGTCGTCACGCTTTTGCTTGCGCCGGTCGTCGCGGCACTGCGTGAGAGCCATCCGCATCTGACGCTGCGCGTCATCGAGACAAGCGGGCAACATGTCCGGCGTCTCGTGCAAAGCGGTGAAGTTTCGTTTGGCATGACGACACTCGACGGATGCGAACCTGAGCTCGATGCGCGCCCGCTGTTGTCGGATCGGTTCGGCGCGCTCATGGCGAAGCATCATCCCCTTGCGTACGGCGAGCGTGCGTTGAACTGGTCCATGCTCGCTGGCGAAACGCTGGTCGAGCTCACCGAGGAGAACTGCATGCGCCGACTCTTCGACGACTCCGTCGCATTTCGCGCAAACGCCGGGCCTCGCATTGAAGTGTCGACCGTTCATGCGGCGGTGGCGCTCGCCGCGCAGGGCGGAAGCATTGCGGTACTGCCGGCGCTATGCGCGCATGCGTTTGGGACGCCATCGACCGTTTTTCACCCGGTGGATGGTCCGGAAATCTGGCGCAGTGTCGGTGTCGTGCGTCGGCGTGGTGCCGTGATATCCGTGGTGGAAGAGCAGATTGTGCGCAGCCTGGGCGGCGAGGCCGAAGCGCTTGCATTTAGCGCTGCTACGCGTTCAGGTACGCACGGCGACGCGCTGCATCTGCGTTTGGCCGACATGGCCTGCACGTCACCTCGTGCGTGA
- a CDS encoding 2-hydroxyacid dehydrogenase, which translates to MGDAPTSQNSGKPVALVLVFITEAHRELVAQSFDLIYAPNAALGADRSNGAAQIAAHGPAIEVVLTNGTNGITPDELDAMPNLKIVCTLGVGYENVPLDHARQRGVAVCNAANTNDDCVADHAMAILLAAVRGVPKLNRQCREGIWRDDIPRPPHVSGRRMGILGLGAIGRKIARRGVGFDLEIGYFNRAPRHDVPYRYFTGVVALAAWCDYLMVTVPGGTQTQHMVNAEVLDALGPQGVLVNVARGGVVDTAALAQSLREGRVYNAALDVYEGEPEPPRVLFEFDNVVLTPHVGGISPQAIHASVVRFIENAKLHLAGKPLLSRVN; encoded by the coding sequence ATGGGCGACGCACCGACATCGCAGAACTCCGGCAAACCCGTTGCGCTCGTGCTGGTGTTTATCACCGAGGCACATCGTGAACTGGTCGCGCAATCGTTCGATCTGATCTATGCGCCCAACGCCGCGCTGGGTGCGGACCGTTCGAACGGCGCGGCGCAGATCGCCGCGCATGGACCGGCAATCGAGGTGGTACTGACGAACGGCACCAACGGCATTACCCCCGATGAACTCGACGCGATGCCCAACCTGAAGATTGTTTGTACGTTGGGCGTCGGCTACGAAAACGTGCCGCTCGACCATGCGCGGCAACGCGGCGTGGCGGTCTGCAATGCCGCCAACACCAACGACGACTGCGTCGCCGACCACGCGATGGCGATCCTGCTGGCGGCGGTGCGCGGCGTTCCAAAACTGAATCGGCAATGCCGCGAAGGTATCTGGCGCGACGATATCCCACGGCCGCCGCACGTCTCCGGAAGACGCATGGGCATTCTCGGCCTCGGCGCGATCGGGCGCAAGATCGCGCGCCGCGGGGTCGGCTTCGACCTGGAAATCGGCTATTTCAATCGCGCGCCGAGGCACGATGTGCCATACCGCTACTTTACCGGCGTCGTTGCCCTCGCGGCGTGGTGCGATTACCTGATGGTCACCGTTCCCGGCGGCACGCAGACGCAGCATATGGTGAACGCCGAGGTGCTCGATGCGTTGGGGCCGCAAGGCGTGCTCGTGAATGTCGCGCGCGGCGGAGTGGTCGATACGGCGGCGCTGGCGCAGTCGTTGCGCGAAGGGCGGGTGTACAACGCCGCGCTGGATGTCTACGAAGGCGAACCCGAGCCGCCGCGAGTGCTGTTCGAGTTCGACAACGTGGTGCTCACGCCGCATGTCGGCGGAATCTCGCCGCAGGCGATTCACGCTTCAGTCGTGCGTTTCATCGAGAATGCGAAGCTTCATCTTGCCGGCAAGCCGCTGCTCTCACGGGTCAATTGA
- a CDS encoding mechanosensitive ion channel family protein yields the protein MLVAITLVGVLGLRRFSDKVRITFDVSCFLVISFYFHKQGIFFPVFPPLPDHADSGALWLRAIGGAWWLLGSRIVVGGLWFALHRDRRSRGARLFSDLFAAAIYIATAAIVLNSVFALPITGVVATSGVVAIVLALALQNTLADVFSGIAVGIEAPFSVGDRIQIADKIEGVVAQINWRSIRIHTDGDDMAIIPNSLIAKAEIVNRSSPSQRRAASVEIVCPESAVPERVIETLLHATLLCPDILSVPAPSAVLTQLGARRNAYKISFFVGNTRHLSSTKDILLRAARRQLHYAGFLDQDRRDETATLNLTDEALTVRRLLRDITLFEYLDERQLDSLADLFELLRLEPGEALFSEDAADAALYMVAAGILELTRKSGAVAGTVGCIGAGEYVGEIGMLTAAPHAATAVARTHCRIYRLPREAIAPLLAKNTELAFAFDKSVRRGMEILHREVAVRASPDIGPQGQLLQRIRSIFHFGSD from the coding sequence ATGCTGGTCGCGATCACGCTCGTGGGCGTGCTCGGGCTGCGGCGCTTCTCGGACAAAGTCCGTATCACGTTCGACGTCAGCTGCTTTCTCGTCATCAGTTTCTATTTTCACAAACAGGGCATCTTCTTTCCGGTATTCCCGCCCTTGCCCGATCATGCCGACAGCGGGGCGCTGTGGCTGCGAGCGATAGGCGGCGCATGGTGGCTGCTGGGTTCGCGCATCGTGGTTGGCGGCCTCTGGTTCGCACTCCATCGCGACCGGCGCTCGCGCGGGGCCCGGCTTTTCTCGGACCTGTTCGCAGCGGCTATCTATATCGCGACCGCCGCGATCGTGCTGAACTCGGTCTTCGCGCTGCCGATTACCGGCGTGGTCGCCACTTCCGGCGTCGTGGCGATCGTGCTCGCTCTCGCACTGCAGAATACATTGGCGGACGTCTTTTCCGGCATCGCAGTCGGCATCGAGGCACCGTTCAGCGTGGGGGATCGAATCCAGATCGCAGACAAGATCGAGGGCGTCGTCGCGCAGATCAACTGGCGGTCGATCCGGATTCACACGGACGGAGACGACATGGCGATCATTCCAAATAGCCTGATTGCCAAGGCCGAGATCGTCAACCGAAGCAGTCCGAGCCAACGCAGGGCCGCATCCGTCGAGATAGTCTGCCCCGAAAGTGCGGTTCCGGAACGCGTTATCGAAACCCTGCTTCACGCGACACTGCTGTGTCCGGATATTCTTTCGGTGCCCGCGCCGAGTGCCGTGCTCACTCAACTCGGTGCAAGGCGCAATGCCTACAAGATCTCTTTCTTCGTCGGGAATACCCGCCACCTTTCTTCTACTAAAGACATCCTGCTGCGGGCCGCGCGCCGTCAACTGCACTATGCCGGCTTTCTCGACCAGGACCGCCGGGACGAAACGGCAACGCTCAATCTCACCGATGAGGCGTTGACGGTCCGCAGACTGCTTCGCGACATCACCCTGTTCGAGTACCTCGACGAACGGCAACTCGACAGTCTTGCCGATCTTTTCGAATTGCTCCGGCTCGAACCCGGAGAGGCGCTTTTCTCGGAAGACGCAGCGGACGCCGCGCTCTACATGGTAGCCGCGGGAATTCTGGAGTTGACGCGAAAATCGGGAGCCGTAGCCGGAACGGTCGGCTGCATTGGTGCTGGAGAGTATGTCGGCGAAATCGGCATGCTCACCGCGGCGCCGCACGCGGCTACCGCGGTGGCACGCACCCATTGCAGGATCTACCGGCTTCCGCGCGAAGCGATCGCACCCCTGCTGGCAAAAAACACGGAATTGGCATTCGCTTTCGACAAGTCGGTACGTCGTGGCATGGAGATACTCCACCGTGAGGTAGCCGTTCGTGCCTCGCCCGACATCGGTCCGCAAGGGCAATTGCTACAGCGAATCCGAAGTATCTTTCACTTCGGCTCCGATTGA
- a CDS encoding Bug family tripartite tricarboxylate transporter substrate binding protein, with amino-acid sequence MSSARTGTEHWRWRAMLAACTVVLGVSGALTQTDARAEWPEGPIRLVIAFPGGSSEAQARILAKALNTYLGQPIVVQAQPGAGGNIASAYVARARPDGYTILLGSNTFFETNPLVYKDIGYQLVDLKPVSMLSEQTYVLAVRPGLGLRTVRELVDFATRNPGKLTNATAGIGSPVALAKLEFEQKTGVRLTDIPYKGGGEDTMAVLGGFADLEFSGVTDVAGNIEAGTLLALGVTSRQRAPRLPNVPSLEEAGLTGYQFTTWNCIFVPAATAAPIVARLHAALVKSIQTPEVRAEFEQLGFAAVSSTGDAAARRLASEAQSWSALFRSRGIVAK; translated from the coding sequence ATGAGTTCCGCTCGAACCGGCACGGAACACTGGCGCTGGCGTGCCATGCTGGCGGCCTGCACTGTCGTGCTTGGCGTGTCGGGCGCGCTTACGCAGACCGACGCGCGGGCGGAGTGGCCGGAAGGACCGATCCGGCTTGTAATTGCCTTTCCAGGAGGATCGAGCGAAGCACAGGCGCGCATTCTTGCCAAAGCACTCAACACCTATCTGGGCCAGCCGATCGTTGTCCAGGCGCAACCGGGCGCGGGCGGCAATATCGCTTCCGCTTACGTTGCGAGAGCGAGGCCTGACGGCTATACCATTCTGCTCGGCTCCAACACTTTTTTCGAAACCAATCCGCTCGTCTATAAAGACATCGGTTATCAACTGGTCGACCTCAAGCCGGTGAGCATGCTGTCCGAACAGACTTATGTGCTCGCCGTTCGACCTGGTCTCGGGCTGCGAACGGTCCGTGAACTGGTTGACTTCGCCACCCGCAATCCCGGAAAGCTGACCAATGCGACGGCAGGTATCGGCAGTCCGGTTGCACTTGCCAAACTGGAGTTCGAGCAGAAGACAGGCGTGCGCTTAACCGACATTCCGTACAAGGGCGGCGGCGAAGACACGATGGCGGTTCTGGGCGGATTCGCCGACCTCGAATTCAGCGGCGTAACCGATGTTGCCGGCAACATCGAGGCCGGCACGTTGCTGGCGTTGGGCGTGACGAGCCGTCAACGGGCGCCTCGCCTACCCAACGTGCCGAGTCTCGAAGAAGCGGGGCTTACGGGATATCAGTTCACAACCTGGAATTGCATTTTCGTGCCCGCTGCGACAGCGGCGCCGATCGTCGCCCGGTTGCATGCCGCACTCGTGAAATCCATTCAGACACCGGAGGTGAGAGCCGAATTCGAGCAATTGGGATTTGCCGCAGTCAGTAGTACCGGAGATGCTGCCGCCCGCAGGCTGGCTTCCGAGGCACAGAGCTGGAGTGCGCTCTTCCGCTCGCGTGGCATTGTCGCAAAGTAG
- a CDS encoding DUF4148 domain-containing protein, which yields MIRLFSTRVSAVAALMSVAFVFSPLVDAQGTDTSASSPKQVRKAQRKAARANRTAELKQLESNGYKPGKDQANYPQDIQNAERKSGPAAHPAPASGQ from the coding sequence ATGATCCGCCTTTTTTCTACACGGGTATCCGCCGTTGCTGCGTTGATGTCGGTCGCTTTCGTGTTTTCGCCGCTGGTTGATGCACAGGGTACGGACACGAGCGCATCTTCACCAAAGCAAGTTCGAAAAGCACAGCGCAAGGCCGCGCGCGCCAATCGGACCGCGGAACTCAAACAACTCGAGAGCAATGGTTATAAACCGGGTAAGGATCAGGCCAACTATCCGCAAGATATTCAGAACGCCGAGCGCAAGTCCGGGCCGGCGGCACATCCGGCGCCGGCGTCGGGACAGTAA
- a CDS encoding FAD-binding oxidoreductase, translating into MSTDCLQELENALGRAAIVRDEDRAQYDVDWRGHLHGRSLAVVCPSRVEDVGETIRIAKRHQVSVVPQGGNTGLAGGATPDSTGGQLVLCTRRLNRIRGIDLLGNFITVDAGCILQNVQDAALSHDRLFPLSLAAQGSCTIGGNLATNAGGNAVLRYGNMRELCVGIEAVDAHGRLIGDLKCLRKNNTGYSLRDLLIGSEGTLGIITGAALRLFPRPFAHATALVKCANIEHALQLLGVLRAHCADFLSGVEWMSNGSLSNVSTQFPDTRMPPGFDESCLCLVELSGSTPPGLLDDILASALDQAIASGFAADAALASSLAERDAFWTLRERLPLAEARCRSLKHDVSLPAGNMGEFVAHLEGYLSSMTERCAWAGFGHLGDGNLHANVLIPDAMPNALCDRIDEFVYGEVLRLGGSISAEHGIGSRKNNLLHQALDVASLQAMQAVKNALDPHNLFNPGKLLFN; encoded by the coding sequence ATGTCGACCGACTGTCTGCAAGAACTCGAAAACGCGCTCGGCCGCGCCGCCATTGTGCGCGACGAAGACCGCGCACAGTACGATGTCGACTGGCGTGGCCACCTGCATGGCCGGTCACTCGCCGTGGTGTGTCCATCGCGAGTCGAAGACGTAGGCGAGACGATACGCATCGCGAAGCGACATCAGGTTTCCGTCGTTCCGCAAGGCGGCAACACCGGTTTGGCCGGCGGAGCGACCCCGGATTCGACCGGCGGGCAACTCGTTCTATGCACACGCCGCCTGAACCGCATTCGCGGCATCGATCTGCTCGGCAACTTCATCACGGTCGACGCGGGCTGCATCCTGCAGAACGTGCAAGATGCAGCGCTAAGCCACGACCGTCTCTTTCCGCTCAGCCTCGCCGCGCAAGGCAGTTGCACGATCGGCGGCAATCTCGCCACCAATGCGGGCGGCAATGCGGTGCTGCGCTACGGCAATATGCGCGAACTATGCGTGGGCATCGAAGCCGTCGACGCACACGGCCGCCTTATCGGCGACCTCAAATGCTTGCGCAAGAACAATACGGGCTATAGCCTGCGCGATCTGCTGATCGGTAGCGAGGGCACGCTCGGCATCATCACCGGCGCGGCGCTCCGTCTGTTTCCGCGCCCCTTTGCCCACGCCACCGCGCTGGTCAAATGCGCGAACATCGAACACGCGCTGCAATTGCTCGGCGTATTGCGCGCTCACTGTGCGGACTTTCTGAGCGGTGTCGAATGGATGTCGAACGGCTCGCTCTCCAATGTATCGACGCAGTTCCCGGACACGAGAATGCCACCCGGCTTCGACGAATCCTGTCTGTGTCTCGTCGAACTATCTGGATCGACGCCGCCCGGTCTGCTGGACGACATACTCGCCAGTGCGCTCGATCAGGCCATCGCCTCGGGCTTCGCCGCGGACGCCGCGCTCGCGTCGAGCCTTGCCGAGCGCGACGCATTCTGGACTCTGCGCGAACGTCTCCCGCTGGCCGAAGCACGGTGCCGTTCGTTGAAACACGACGTCTCGCTGCCCGCCGGCAATATGGGCGAATTCGTCGCGCATCTCGAAGGCTATCTTTCGAGCATGACGGAGCGCTGCGCGTGGGCCGGCTTCGGACACCTCGGCGACGGCAACCTGCACGCCAACGTGCTGATCCCGGATGCGATGCCGAACGCGCTTTGCGACCGCATTGACGAATTCGTGTACGGCGAGGTGCTGCGACTCGGGGGCAGCATTTCGGCCGAGCACGGCATTGGCAGCCGCAAAAACAATCTGCTGCATCAGGCGCTCGATGTCGCGAGCCTTCAGGCCATGCAAGCGGTCAAGAACGCGCTCGATCCGCACAATCTGTTCAACCCGGGCAAGCTGCTCTTCAATTGA
- a CDS encoding NAD(P)-dependent oxidoreductase yields MKIGLIGLGNIGQHFATRLLAAGHPLVVYDTRDEAMQRFGALGAELAKDTVDLASRAEVVFLSLPLPSVVEEVATGPHGVSQGSSVRIVVDLSTTGPSVSNAIARKLADRHIQFLGAPVSGGTVAAEKGTLTVMAAGPMEAFETVEPWLRVIGKNLFYLGGGAGLGQTMKIINNTLCAVGMVASCEALVFGVKAGLDSAMMLDILNVSSGRSFATLEKIPQCILHRDFPMRFTTELIHKDVKLCIEEAEKLGVPMIVSPAARAFLSFAITQGDGGKDYAHTIEHFEKWARVQFGSTSETSGE; encoded by the coding sequence GTGAAAATCGGACTCATCGGATTGGGCAACATCGGACAGCATTTCGCCACCCGGCTTCTTGCCGCGGGTCATCCGCTGGTGGTGTACGACACGCGCGACGAAGCGATGCAGCGATTCGGCGCGCTGGGTGCCGAACTCGCGAAGGACACGGTCGATCTCGCGTCGCGCGCGGAGGTCGTGTTCCTCAGTCTGCCGCTTCCTTCCGTCGTCGAGGAGGTGGCTACGGGTCCGCACGGCGTGTCGCAAGGCAGCAGCGTGCGCATCGTAGTCGACCTGTCCACCACGGGGCCCAGCGTATCGAATGCCATTGCGCGCAAACTCGCGGATCGTCATATCCAGTTTCTCGGTGCGCCGGTGAGCGGGGGCACGGTGGCCGCGGAGAAGGGAACGCTCACGGTGATGGCGGCCGGCCCGATGGAAGCGTTTGAAACGGTGGAACCCTGGCTTCGCGTGATCGGCAAGAACCTCTTCTATCTGGGTGGCGGCGCCGGACTCGGGCAAACCATGAAGATCATCAACAACACGCTGTGTGCCGTCGGCATGGTGGCGAGTTGCGAGGCGCTCGTGTTCGGCGTGAAAGCGGGACTCGATTCGGCAATGATGCTGGACATTCTGAACGTATCCAGCGGGCGCTCGTTCGCTACCCTCGAAAAAATTCCGCAGTGCATCCTGCACCGTGATTTCCCGATGCGTTTCACGACCGAACTGATTCACAAGGACGTCAAGCTGTGCATCGAAGAGGCCGAGAAACTCGGCGTGCCGATGATCGTCAGTCCGGCGGCGCGCGCGTTTCTGTCGTTCGCGATCACGCAGGGCGACGGCGGCAAGGACTATGCGCACACGATCGAGCATTTCGAAAAATGGGCGCGCGTGCAGTTCGGATCGACGTCCGAAACATCCGGCGAATAG
- a CDS encoding amino acid synthesis family protein encodes MSLIKIRKKLLTIETVYHEGGPRADVPLKLGAIACIIENPFAGRYVEDLSPLVRDAREMANEMVPELVEALGGKDRIEAYGKGAIVGLNGELEHGAIWHEAGGWAMRAVLTEAKSIVPAAKVVASAGFHLQIPLHHIRAAYVRSHFNTFDMGVVDAPRPDELLYALVMATGSRIHERLGGLRVEQISVNDGQR; translated from the coding sequence ATGTCGTTGATCAAGATACGCAAGAAACTGCTCACCATCGAAACCGTCTATCACGAAGGTGGGCCGCGCGCGGATGTGCCGCTGAAGCTCGGCGCTATCGCGTGCATTATCGAGAACCCCTTTGCCGGACGCTACGTCGAAGACCTGAGTCCGCTTGTGCGCGACGCGCGCGAGATGGCCAATGAGATGGTGCCCGAACTCGTCGAGGCGCTCGGCGGCAAGGACAGAATAGAAGCGTATGGGAAGGGCGCGATCGTCGGTCTGAACGGCGAACTGGAGCATGGCGCAATCTGGCATGAAGCGGGTGGCTGGGCCATGCGCGCGGTACTGACCGAAGCCAAATCGATCGTGCCGGCGGCGAAGGTCGTCGCGTCGGCCGGCTTTCACCTGCAGATTCCGTTGCATCACATTCGCGCCGCGTACGTGCGCAGCCATTTCAATACGTTCGACATGGGCGTGGTGGACGCGCCGCGTCCAGACGAACTGCTGTACGCGCTGGTGATGGCGACCGGCAGCCGTATTCATGAACGTCTCGGCGGCCTGCGCGTCGAGCAGATATCGGTCAACGACGGACAGCGCTAA